A stretch of Coccidioides posadasii str. Silveira chromosome 2, complete sequence DNA encodes these proteins:
- a CDS encoding uncharacterized protein (TransMembrane:1 (o82-115i)) produces the protein MDTMAAAQAVPLRQKKKAAHRIRTAGGEAETRLSPSRRSVEDTKQAHFKTNHPISLDEGGHMLGNKCTDRHRGEIAISTNSFISLFFFFFFFFFFSLFLFPPIFAAGFRIMVIFIPDRKKSVLSSNHMHLSRGIGADPGPICRPTNPWRETAGRAKDSESEKKRERERERERNGGRERKKERKRSEVHLAVSNYRARFLFHAFRWVSPGTKPKFP, from the coding sequence ATGGACACAATGGCGGCTGCTCAAGCTGTTCCTCTGCGACAGAAGAAAAAAGCAGCACATCGAATACGTACAGCGGGAGGTGAGGCAGAAACCCGTCTATCGCCGTCGAGGCGTTCTGTTGAAGATACGAAGCAAGCGCATTTCAAAACAAACCATCCAATCTCTCTCGATGAAGGCGGGCACATGCTCGGAAATAAGTGTACAGATAGACACCGAGGTGAAATCGCGATCTCTACGAATTCatttatttctctttttttttttttttttttttttttttttttctctctttttcttttccctcctATTTTTGCTGCTGGTTTCCGTATTATGGTTATTTTTATCCCGGACAGAAAAAAAAGTGTTCTAAGTAGTAATCACATGCATTTGAGTCGAGGAATTGGCGCCGACCCTGGTCCCATCTGTCGTCCAACCAACCCCTGGCGGGAAACTGCAGGAAGAGCGAAGGATAGCGaaagcgaaaaaaaaagagagagagagagagagagagagaggaacggagggagggagagaaagaaagagagaaagagatctGAGGTGCACCTCGCCGTATCTAATTACCGAGCACGCTTCTTATTTCATGCCTTCAGATGGGTTTCCCCGGGTACGAAGCCCAAATTTCCATGA